One part of the Sarcophilus harrisii chromosome 5, mSarHar1.11, whole genome shotgun sequence genome encodes these proteins:
- the ANKRD33 gene encoding photoreceptor ankyrin repeat protein, whose translation MVACYKGFDRIVVLLSHCPFLDVNQQDKEGNTALMLAAQAGHITLVNYLLNYYPGLDLDRRDSRGLTALMKASVRGCSECVTALLMSGADLTAVDPARGKTALEWAALTDSFETVVRIRQLTRHPRVEQLSSHYRLEWPALAGLVAQAQSNPTPSFLERLQSAFSFSFPQPPQEGGVLDHLVRVTTSLASPFIITACHTLCPDLPPELGMLRPSVPELQGTVPLQPQTPSVSLPLSSPQLLVPYQRPSGVFSLGPSRRLARESSTSNTQVPKIRFTKAQSQFRQQRQNSIPKGDRGLVPPSWQYQKLREERKLAEERD comes from the exons ATGGTCGCCTGCTACAAGGGCTTCGACAGGATCGTGGTCCTGCTCAGCCACTGCCCCTTCCTGGATGTCAATCAGCAGGACAAAGAAGGAAACACAGCCCTCATGCTGGCCGCCCAGGCag GACACATCACCCTGGTGAATTACCTTCTGAACTACTACCCCGGCCTGGATCTGGATCGGAGAGATAGCCGAGGCCTGACCGCTCTGATGAAGGCTTCCGTCCGGGGCTGCTCAGAGTGTGTGACTGCGCTACTCATGTCAG gtGCTGACCTGACAGCTGTGGACCCAGCTCGGGGCAAGACAGCTTTGGAATGGGCAGCCTTGACGGACAGCTTTGAGACGGTGGTGAGGATCCGTCAGCTGACCCGGCATCCGCGCGTGGAGCAGCTGAGTTCACACTACCGGCTTGAGTGGCCGGCCCTGGCTGGGCTCGTGGCGCAGGCCCAGAGCAATCCCACTCCCTCCTTTCTGGAGAGACTCCAGAGTGCCTTCAGCTTTTCCTTCCCCCAGCCTCCCCAGGAGGGCGGTGTCCTGGACCACCTGGTGAGGGTGACCACCAGTCTAGCCAGCCCCTTCATCATCACCGCCTGCCACACTCTGTGCCCGGACCTCCCACCCGAATTGGGCATGCTTCGTCCTTCTGTGCCGGAGCTTCAGGGCACAGTACCTCTTCAACCCCAAACCCCGAGCGTCTCCCTGCCTCTTTCCAGCCCGCAGCTCCTGGTTCCGTATCAGAGGCCATCGGGCGTGTTCAGCCTGGGTCCAAGTCGGCGGCTGGCCAGGGAAAGTAGTACCTCTAATACACAGGTCCCCAAAATTCGCTTCACCAAGGCGCAATCTCAATTCCGTCAGCAGAGGCAGAATTCAATCCCCAAAGGGGATCGAGGACTGGTGCCCCCCTCCTGGCAGTACCAGAAACTCAGGGAGGAAAGGAAATTGGCAGAAGAGAGAGACTAA